One genomic window of Micrococcus flavus includes the following:
- a CDS encoding bile acid:sodium symporter family protein, which translates to MTALSAPDSRQAEDRSARIAVTVFPLLILAAALVGFLAPETAKTLLPQVNLFLGIIMFGMGLTLTLPDFALVAKRPLPVLLGVVAQYAIMPLLGLAVALLLRLPPELAAGVILVGSAPGGTSSNVISYLARADTALSVAMTSVSTLLAPLLTPLLTLWLAGQYMAVDGAAMAASIVTIVLLPVLGGLVVRLLLHRLVDRVLPALPWVSVVFIALVVAAVVGNSAATVLSAGALVLLAVVLHNGLGYALGYGLARALRVPVRSARTVSIEVGMQNSGLAAGLAAQYISPAAALPGAVFSLWHNLSGAVLALLFRRSDARTADRA; encoded by the coding sequence ATGACAGCCCTCTCCGCACCCGACTCCCGGCAGGCCGAGGACCGCTCGGCCCGCATCGCCGTCACCGTCTTCCCCCTGCTGATCCTGGCGGCCGCCCTCGTGGGCTTCCTGGCCCCGGAGACGGCGAAGACCCTGCTGCCGCAGGTGAACCTCTTCCTCGGGATCATCATGTTCGGGATGGGACTGACCCTGACCCTCCCGGACTTCGCCCTGGTGGCGAAGCGGCCCCTGCCGGTGCTGCTGGGCGTGGTGGCGCAGTACGCGATCATGCCGCTGCTGGGCCTGGCCGTCGCCCTGCTGCTGCGCCTGCCCCCGGAGCTCGCGGCGGGCGTGATCCTGGTGGGGTCGGCGCCGGGCGGCACGTCCTCCAATGTGATCAGCTACCTGGCCCGCGCGGACACGGCGCTGTCCGTGGCCATGACCTCCGTGTCCACGCTGCTCGCCCCGCTGCTGACCCCCCTGCTCACGCTCTGGCTCGCGGGCCAGTACATGGCGGTCGACGGCGCCGCCATGGCCGCCTCGATCGTCACGATCGTGCTTCTGCCGGTGCTCGGCGGCCTGGTGGTCCGACTGCTCCTGCACCGCCTCGTGGACCGCGTCCTGCCGGCCCTGCCCTGGGTGTCGGTGGTGTTCATCGCCCTGGTGGTGGCCGCCGTCGTCGGGAACTCCGCGGCCACCGTGCTGTCCGCCGGCGCGCTGGTGCTGCTCGCGGTGGTGTTGCACAACGGCCTGGGCTACGCGCTGGGCTACGGACTGGCCCGCGCCCTCCGCGTGCCGGTCCGCTCGGCACGCACGGTGTCCATCGAGGTGGGCATGCAGAACTCCGGTCTCGCCGCGGGCCTGGCGGCGCAGTACATCTCCCCCGCCGCGGCTCTGCCCGGCGCGGTGTTCTCCCTGTGGCACAACCTCTCGGGCGCCGTCCTCGCCCTGCTCTTCCGCCGGTCGGACGCCCGGACCGCCGACCGCGCCTGA